The following are encoded in a window of Roseimaritima ulvae genomic DNA:
- a CDS encoding SdrD B-like domain-containing protein encodes MIHKRPQRTRRHQPGQRSPLRNRSATRRRGLRGRIETLEARRLLAGDVGTSTIYVEDFEPDDGGYTADNTGGSILGFWHHSLGRSADNLPGHSPTHAFYYGQFETVLGGGRYPVFADHQGMLSSPDIELPCGTNTLSFNYLLGTRTPTDRDFVEVRILDVTTGTVDVLLSRAAGTLPETHEQWSSAAADLTAYSGRTIQLQFSFDTGVVEPIDPEGWYVDDVLITNTPCSANLAVSKSVDDATPNEGQRLSYTVTASSAADSDVTATDVQVVDTLPAGVSYVVNSASPPAVYDSIAHTLTWSGLQLDPGSAQPLTFQVDVNAGTAGDSLSNLATVTAPLPDPDLDDNQTIHMSTVNQVDLVTVKYASDAMPNEEQTLQFTVGVKNLDTSNADATDVTIVDTLPAGVSYVASSPPGVYDPGSHTVTWTVPSIAVDETAEFFIDTTVNTATAGLTFENIAVANGQETDPNPDNNTGKVPFTVNSVNLSVVKSVDDATPNEDQAMTFLIGVTNAADSNAAATDVKVVDTLPDGVTFTGASDGGVFDPILRTVTWTLPEIPIGGTVPLQIDITVDADTSGQTLENNVVVEGLETDPDKTNNADAEIFTVNSVDLLVDKAVDDATPNEGQAVAFTIDVTNAATSNATATGVTIVDTLPDGVTFAAASDGGVFDPILQTVTWTLPNIPIGGTVSLQIDVTVDAGITGQTLENEVVATGDETDPDQSNNTDTETFTVNRVDLLVDKVVDDATPNEDQAIAFTIDVTNAATSNATATGVTIVDTLPDGVTFTDASDGGVFDPNLRTVTWTLPVLPIGGTVSLQIDVTVDANASGQTLENLVVVGGDETDPDQSNNIDTEAFTVNSVDLSVVKTVDNPTPDIDDLLTYTITVTNSDSSNADATNVLVQDMLPAGLTLVSPQPAVWMIPVLPPGQSQTFELTATVDAGTCGQTMTNVLTVGADETDPDATNNAAIAPILVTCSPADLLVEKTVSDETPNEGQTLTFEIDVTDSADSNLAAETVTVVDTLPSGVFYVASTPPGVFDPIANTVTWTVPSIDIGQQVEFNVETTVNAGTAGASFENSVRVGGDEAFAAFTVNSVDLSVDKTVDDATPGEGQQVTFTMVVTNASSSNAVATEVALTDVLPSGLSYVSDDSGGDYDPVSGVWTIGELPIGESQTLQLVATVGVGTEGTSITNTAVVEADETDPDPDNNESPETLTIAQGVQFISPLSIFRPGPFVLPTTERIAVMGRVWHDQNDNGQWDAGEAGIDGVDVTLQGIGTAQTRSVDLNQDGTIDPVSERGLYWFQQLGQIPPGDYTLEVQLPTGQATSFPATTATHTITLDTANPSLISDALQTVAPNFGLSQNFIDQPAADSATISGHSWADLDLDGEWDANEPGRYGVRLFLDRDNNGAFDPETEPSAFTGEDGKFVFANLAPGTYTVREVEQGNRGIRMQTFPDTTPQAVTVVAGDVVAGSFGQAESPNLGVFEYGAFVRPADQFLDRLDVYQSNNPGNPLIDQTLSSLRAWQSFQVSNTTGASFGITAIDDSMIGGGGAALLSVRQVAADGSLVTPQLPITVADGESVEFFVFYDPAIRTGDTVTQQFPDWLNGNSTPHAFAASDRLVVETDAELSFAIQLVGGSTFDSDVSYDGSVDQSDLGLLDDLLLLEAVIGEGQSPRFDPTMDVNTRCPNGAGQVVGICGFAIGGTPEREIGLGDFGPLNVEFGRDVASALAAAESAQGEQASPDAIDQLFFAIGKNADNHGR; translated from the coding sequence CGTTTTATTACGGCCAGTTCGAAACCGTGCTGGGCGGCGGACGCTATCCCGTATTCGCGGATCACCAGGGCATGCTCAGTTCGCCGGACATCGAGCTGCCCTGCGGCACCAATACGCTCAGCTTCAACTATTTGCTCGGCACCCGGACACCCACCGACCGCGACTTCGTCGAAGTTCGGATCCTGGACGTGACCACTGGTACGGTAGACGTGCTGTTGTCGCGAGCCGCCGGAACGCTGCCGGAGACTCATGAACAGTGGAGCAGTGCCGCGGCGGATCTGACGGCGTACTCCGGACGCACGATTCAGCTGCAGTTCTCCTTTGATACCGGCGTCGTCGAACCGATCGATCCCGAAGGCTGGTACGTTGATGATGTCTTGATCACCAACACTCCGTGTTCGGCCAACCTGGCGGTCAGCAAGTCGGTTGATGACGCCACGCCCAACGAAGGCCAGCGGCTGAGCTATACGGTAACGGCCAGCAGCGCCGCCGATTCCGACGTGACGGCCACCGATGTGCAGGTCGTCGATACCTTGCCCGCCGGCGTCAGCTACGTCGTCAACTCCGCCTCTCCACCGGCTGTCTACGACTCCATCGCCCACACGCTGACCTGGAGCGGACTGCAGCTGGATCCCGGGAGCGCTCAACCGTTGACCTTTCAAGTTGACGTAAATGCCGGGACCGCCGGTGACTCCTTGTCCAACCTGGCGACCGTCACCGCTCCGCTGCCCGATCCCGATCTGGACGACAACCAGACGATCCACATGTCGACGGTCAACCAGGTTGATCTGGTGACGGTGAAATATGCCAGCGACGCCATGCCTAACGAAGAACAAACATTGCAATTTACCGTGGGCGTCAAAAATCTGGACACGTCCAATGCTGATGCGACCGACGTGACGATCGTCGATACGCTGCCCGCCGGCGTGAGCTACGTCGCGTCCTCGCCCCCCGGTGTGTACGATCCGGGATCGCACACCGTGACCTGGACGGTGCCGTCGATTGCGGTTGACGAGACCGCAGAGTTCTTCATCGACACCACCGTTAACACGGCGACGGCCGGCCTAACATTCGAAAACATCGCCGTCGCCAACGGCCAGGAAACTGACCCCAACCCGGACAATAACACAGGCAAGGTCCCCTTCACCGTCAATAGCGTGAATTTGTCGGTGGTGAAAAGCGTCGATGATGCCACGCCCAACGAAGACCAGGCGATGACTTTTCTGATCGGCGTGACCAACGCGGCAGATTCGAATGCGGCGGCGACCGACGTGAAAGTCGTCGATACGCTGCCCGACGGCGTGACGTTTACCGGCGCGTCCGATGGGGGCGTCTTCGATCCGATCCTTCGCACGGTGACTTGGACGTTGCCCGAGATTCCTATCGGCGGAACCGTGCCACTGCAAATCGACATCACGGTCGATGCCGACACCAGTGGTCAAACGCTGGAAAACAATGTTGTAGTCGAAGGGCTCGAAACCGATCCCGACAAAACCAACAATGCGGATGCGGAAATCTTTACCGTCAATAGCGTGGACTTGTTGGTGGACAAAGCTGTCGATGACGCCACGCCCAACGAAGGCCAAGCAGTCGCTTTCACGATCGATGTGACCAACGCAGCGACGTCTAACGCGACGGCCACCGGCGTGACGATCGTCGATACGTTGCCCGATGGCGTGACGTTTGCCGCCGCGTCCGATGGTGGAGTCTTCGATCCGATTCTTCAGACGGTGACTTGGACGTTGCCCAACATTCCTATTGGCGGAACCGTGTCGCTGCAAATCGACGTCACCGTGGATGCCGGCATCACCGGTCAGACGTTAGAAAACGAAGTGGTGGCCACGGGCGACGAAACCGATCCCGACCAATCCAATAATACCGATACGGAAACTTTTACCGTCAACCGCGTGGACTTGTTGGTGGACAAAGTCGTCGATGACGCCACGCCCAACGAAGACCAAGCGATCGCTTTTACGATCGATGTGACCAACGCGGCGACGTCCAACGCGACGGCCACCGGCGTGACTATCGTCGATACACTGCCCGATGGTGTGACGTTTACCGACGCGTCCGATGGGGGAGTTTTCGATCCGAATCTTCGCACGGTGACTTGGACATTGCCCGTCCTTCCTATCGGCGGAACCGTGTCGCTGCAAATCGACGTTACGGTCGATGCCAACGCCAGCGGTCAGACACTGGAAAACCTCGTGGTGGTGGGAGGCGACGAAACCGATCCCGACCAATCCAACAATATCGATACGGAAGCTTTCACGGTCAACAGTGTGGATTTGTCGGTCGTTAAAACCGTCGACAACCCGACTCCCGATATCGACGATTTGTTGACCTATACGATTACGGTTACCAACAGCGATTCGTCCAATGCCGACGCGACCAACGTGCTGGTGCAGGACATGCTTCCCGCCGGATTGACGTTGGTGTCGCCGCAACCCGCTGTGTGGATGATCCCCGTGTTGCCGCCCGGGCAATCACAGACCTTTGAGTTAACGGCGACCGTTGACGCGGGGACGTGTGGTCAAACGATGACCAATGTGTTGACCGTGGGAGCGGACGAAACGGATCCGGACGCGACCAATAACGCGGCGATCGCACCGATTCTGGTCACCTGCTCGCCAGCTGATTTGTTGGTGGAGAAAACGGTTAGCGATGAAACGCCCAACGAAGGGCAAACGTTGACGTTTGAGATCGACGTTACCGATTCGGCGGATTCGAATCTCGCTGCCGAAACGGTCACGGTGGTGGATACCTTGCCGTCTGGCGTTTTCTACGTCGCTTCCACACCGCCCGGCGTGTTCGACCCCATCGCCAACACGGTAACCTGGACCGTACCCAGCATCGACATTGGTCAGCAAGTGGAATTCAATGTCGAAACGACGGTCAACGCCGGCACGGCTGGAGCAAGTTTTGAAAACTCGGTTCGAGTGGGAGGCGACGAAGCTTTTGCGGCCTTTACGGTCAACAGCGTCGACCTGTCGGTTGACAAGACGGTCGACGACGCGACACCGGGCGAAGGGCAGCAGGTCACCTTTACCATGGTGGTTACCAACGCGAGCAGTTCCAATGCGGTGGCGACCGAGGTGGCGTTAACGGACGTGTTGCCGTCGGGGCTGAGTTATGTCAGTGACGATTCTGGCGGAGACTATGATCCGGTCAGCGGTGTTTGGACGATCGGTGAATTGCCTATCGGAGAATCTCAAACGCTGCAGCTCGTGGCCACCGTGGGCGTTGGTACCGAAGGTACTTCGATCACCAACACGGCCGTTGTCGAAGCCGACGAGACGGACCCGGACCCGGACAATAATGAGTCGCCTGAAACGCTGACGATCGCGCAGGGCGTGCAGTTTATTTCGCCCTTGAGCATTTTTCGTCCTGGTCCTTTTGTACTTCCGACAACCGAACGCATTGCGGTCATGGGCCGCGTGTGGCACGACCAAAACGACAATGGGCAATGGGACGCCGGCGAAGCGGGGATCGACGGCGTCGATGTGACGCTCCAGGGCATCGGAACGGCGCAGACCCGCAGCGTGGATTTGAACCAAGACGGCACGATCGATCCGGTCAGCGAACGTGGACTGTATTGGTTCCAGCAGTTGGGCCAGATCCCGCCGGGTGATTACACGTTGGAAGTGCAATTGCCGACCGGTCAAGCTACCAGTTTCCCGGCGACGACCGCCACGCACACGATCACGCTGGACACCGCCAATCCGTCGCTGATCAGCGATGCACTGCAAACCGTGGCACCCAACTTCGGCTTGTCGCAAAACTTCATCGACCAGCCGGCCGCCGACAGTGCGACGATCAGCGGACATTCCTGGGCCGACTTGGATCTAGATGGCGAGTGGGATGCTAATGAGCCCGGGCGTTATGGCGTGCGTCTTTTCTTGGATCGCGATAATAATGGCGCATTCGACCCGGAAACGGAGCCGAGTGCCTTTACCGGTGAAGACGGCAAATTCGTGTTCGCTAACCTCGCACCAGGGACCTACACCGTTCGCGAAGTCGAGCAAGGGAATCGAGGCATTCGGATGCAGACGTTCCCGGACACCACGCCGCAGGCCGTCACGGTGGTTGCGGGGGACGTGGTCGCGGGATCGTTTGGGCAGGCCGAATCACCGAACTTGGGCGTGTTCGAGTATGGTGCGTTTGTGCGACCGGCGGATCAGTTTTTGGATCGTTTGGATGTTTATCAAAGCAACAATCCCGGTAATCCATTAATCGATCAGACGTTGTCGTCCCTGCGGGCCTGGCAGTCGTTTCAGGTGAGCAACACCACGGGTGCAAGTTTTGGTATTACCGCCATTGATGACTCGATGATTGGCGGGGGAGGTGCGGCGTTGCTTAGCGTTCGGCAAGTCGCCGCGGATGGCTCGCTGGTCACACCCCAGTTGCCGATCACGGTTGCGGACGGCGAGTCGGTGGAATTCTTTGTGTTCTACGATCCGGCGATTCGAACCGGAGATACGGTCACGCAGCAATTCCCGGACTGGCTGAATGGGAACAGCACGCCGCATGCCTTTGCGGCCAGCGATCGGTTGGTGGTGGAAACGGACGCGGAATTGAGTTTTGCGATCCAGTTGGTGGGTGGTTCCACCTTCGATAGCGACGTCTCGTATGATGGCAGCGTGGATCAGAGCGATTTGGGGTTGCTCGATGACTTGCTATTGTTGGAAGCGGTGATCGGTGAAGGCCAGTCGCCGCGGTTCGATCCGACGATGGACGTGAATACCCGCTGTCCCAACGGAGCGGGGCAAGTTGTGGGGATTTGTGGCTTTGCGATTGGGGGCACGCCCGAGCGAGAAATAGGGCTCGGGGATTTCGGGCCGCTCAATGTCGAATTCGGCAGAGACGTGGCGTCGGCGTTGGCGGCAGCCGAGTCGGCGCAAGGTGAACAGGCTTCGCCGGACGCCATCGACCAGTTGTTTTTCGCCATCGGCAAAAATGCCGACAACCACGGGCGATAA